A DNA window from Chlamydia felis Fe/C-56 contains the following coding sequences:
- a CDS encoding DUF5398 family protein — protein MFNMENTAAKEDKSSRPLFDLEKDMQDLSKAQEINANVQDKVQKLNASLREGSDKASFEKQQVLLAGYLALQKVLGRINRKMV, from the coding sequence ATGTTTAATATGGAAAATACAGCGGCTAAAGAAGATAAATCTTCTCGTCCGCTGTTTGATTTAGAGAAAGATATGCAGGATCTGAGCAAAGCTCAAGAGATCAATGCCAACGTGCAGGATAAAGTGCAAAAATTGAATGCTTCTCTTCGTGAAGGTTCTGATAAAGCATCTTTTGAGAAGCAACAAGTGCTATTAGCAGGATATCTAGCCCTTCAGAAAGTTCTCGGGCGAATCAACCGCAAAATGGTTTAA
- the kdsA gene encoding 3-deoxy-8-phosphooctulonate synthase, whose amino-acid sequence MFSDKMILIAGPCVIEGEEITLEIASKIHELVSPYADRIHWIFKSSYDKANRSSINSYRGPGLSEGLRILSKVKETLGVEILTDVHSPEEARAAAEVCDILQIPAFLCRQTDLLVAAAETNAIINIKKGQFLSPWDMQGPVDKVLSTGNNKIILTERGCSFGYNNLVSDMRSIPVLSSMGFPVVFDGTHSVQLPGGLKTQSGGQTEFIPTLTRAALAAGAHGLFIETHSHPAIAKSDAASMLPLKTFEALLPLWDQLYTCVRSFEMASV is encoded by the coding sequence ATGTTCTCAGACAAGATGATCCTCATTGCCGGCCCTTGTGTCATAGAGGGAGAAGAAATTACGCTAGAAATAGCTTCAAAAATCCACGAACTTGTTTCTCCCTATGCGGATCGCATTCATTGGATTTTCAAAAGTAGCTACGACAAAGCGAATCGTTCCTCTATAAATTCTTATCGAGGCCCGGGATTAAGCGAAGGCCTAAGAATCCTGTCCAAGGTTAAAGAAACTTTAGGAGTGGAAATTCTTACAGATGTGCATTCTCCTGAAGAAGCCCGCGCAGCTGCCGAGGTTTGTGATATTCTTCAAATTCCAGCATTTTTATGCCGACAAACCGATCTTCTTGTTGCCGCTGCTGAAACAAACGCTATTATCAATATTAAAAAAGGGCAATTTCTCTCTCCTTGGGATATGCAAGGCCCTGTGGACAAAGTCCTCTCTACAGGAAACAATAAGATTATTTTGACTGAAAGAGGGTGCTCTTTTGGCTATAACAATCTTGTTTCGGATATGCGTTCCATTCCTGTTCTTTCGAGCATGGGTTTTCCCGTTGTTTTTGACGGAACACATTCCGTTCAACTTCCCGGCGGGTTAAAAACCCAAAGTGGCGGACAAACAGAATTTATTCCCACATTAACACGAGCTGCCCTAGCCGCAGGAGCGCACGGTCTGTTCATAGAAACGCATTCCCATCCTGCTATAGCCAAAAGTGACGCGGCCTCTATGTTACCATTAAAGACTTTTGAAGCTCTTCTTCCTCTATGGGATCAGCTATATACTTGTGTACGTTCATTTGAGATGGCTTCAGTATGA
- a CDS encoding DUF1137 domain-containing protein produces MTKFLFYGLLCSLGIFGIACTTIVAIIKVDSICDVSCMNKHFEKAPPFLKIKKLGIHKQIVSPERQFFNCRIDKSCMELHLSDANYTCKESLSKLSGHIHTQDLNKLMTFQGNEGLLNYQDCSLNIYDCRFHVDPIHPDPNSSEERAVGGMKTLSLSFY; encoded by the coding sequence ATGACTAAATTCTTGTTCTACGGCTTGTTATGTTCTTTAGGGATATTTGGCATAGCTTGCACAACAATTGTCGCTATAATCAAAGTAGACAGCATTTGCGATGTCTCTTGTATGAACAAGCACTTTGAAAAGGCGCCGCCCTTTTTAAAAATTAAAAAACTCGGCATACACAAGCAAATAGTTTCTCCTGAACGGCAGTTTTTTAACTGCCGTATAGATAAGTCCTGTATGGAGCTTCACCTTTCTGATGCGAATTATACCTGTAAGGAATCTTTGTCGAAACTTTCCGGCCATATCCATACTCAAGATTTAAACAAGCTTATGACATTTCAGGGCAACGAAGGTTTGTTAAACTATCAAGATTGCTCTTTAAACATTTATGATTGTCGCTTTCATGTTGATCCTATCCACCCAGATCCCAACTCTTCCGAAGAACGTGCTGTAGGAGGCATGAAAACTTTATCCCTATCTTTTTATTGA
- a CDS encoding RluA family pseudouridine synthase, with translation MKSKNTLLFIVNETNRDRLDKFLVSQNPEYSRAFYQQHILDERVTVNEQVQTKVATQLVPGDSVSIIIEEKEELLELLPEAIPLDKVYEDEMILVINKPRDMVVHPAPGHIRGTVVHALLHEIGERLKQEFPEEPWRPGIIHRLDKDTSGLLITAKTRQAKTIYSELFATKQLKKSYLAICVGKPTATLIHTKLARHHSKRKEMAVSLTGKEAITHCEVLAYNGKLSLVLLRPETGRTHQLRVHMKHLNTPILGDPVYGSPSINAGYGLDKQQLHAYSLDFIHPQTHRRLNLTTELPCDMKILLLKEFHNSKTVIDKQLFESIIKTNIGY, from the coding sequence ATGAAATCAAAAAACACACTTCTTTTTATTGTTAATGAAACTAATCGTGATCGATTAGATAAGTTCTTAGTGTCTCAAAACCCGGAATACTCTCGAGCCTTTTATCAACAACACATTTTAGACGAGCGTGTTACGGTTAATGAACAGGTACAAACAAAAGTTGCTACACAACTAGTTCCTGGAGACTCTGTTTCTATTATAATCGAGGAAAAAGAAGAACTCCTAGAACTGTTACCCGAAGCCATTCCTCTAGATAAAGTTTACGAAGACGAGATGATTCTCGTGATAAATAAGCCTAGGGACATGGTAGTGCATCCGGCCCCCGGTCATATTCGCGGGACTGTGGTTCACGCTCTTTTACATGAAATCGGAGAGCGTCTTAAGCAAGAGTTCCCCGAAGAGCCGTGGAGACCGGGAATCATTCATAGACTGGACAAAGACACTTCCGGCTTGTTAATCACAGCAAAAACCCGGCAAGCGAAAACGATTTATAGTGAATTATTCGCGACGAAACAGCTGAAAAAGAGTTATTTGGCCATTTGCGTGGGCAAGCCGACGGCAACCCTAATCCATACAAAACTGGCTAGACATCATAGTAAACGCAAAGAAATGGCTGTTTCCCTCACAGGGAAAGAAGCTATTACTCATTGTGAGGTACTTGCTTACAATGGGAAATTAAGCTTAGTACTCTTGCGTCCAGAAACTGGACGTACTCACCAACTTAGAGTGCATATGAAGCATTTAAATACCCCAATCTTAGGCGATCCTGTATATGGATCGCCCTCTATAAACGCCGGTTATGGTCTTGACAAACAACAATTGCACGCCTATAGCTTGGATTTCATCCACCCCCAGACACACAGACGTCTAAACCTAACAACAGAACTGCCTTGCGATATGAAGATCTTGCTATTAAAAGAATTTCATAATAGTAAAACCGTTATTGACAAACAATTGTTTGAATCAATCATTAAAACAAACATCGGTTATTAA
- a CDS encoding CesT family type III secretion system chaperone: MLEKLIKNFATYIGITSTLEFDADGAYVLPISDLVKIRVLQNADNEIVFSAFLGKLAPSADINKAYLQMMVANLFGRETGGGALGLDSEGNIVMTRRIPEEVSYKDFALYVESFMNFSETWLEDLGLDKPQQGQ, translated from the coding sequence ATGTTGGAGAAATTGATAAAAAATTTTGCCACGTATATTGGTATAACGTCAACCCTCGAATTCGATGCTGACGGAGCATACGTCTTGCCTATAAGCGATCTTGTCAAGATACGTGTATTACAAAATGCAGACAATGAAATTGTTTTTAGCGCTTTCTTAGGGAAGCTAGCTCCTTCTGCGGATATAAATAAAGCATACTTACAGATGATGGTAGCGAACTTGTTTGGTAGAGAAACAGGAGGGGGGGCTCTCGGGTTGGATTCCGAGGGCAATATTGTCATGACACGTAGAATTCCTGAAGAAGTTTCATATAAAGACTTTGCGCTTTACGTAGAGAGTTTTATGAATTTTTCTGAAACTTGGCTTGAAGATTTGGGATTGGACAAACCACAACAAGGACAATAG
- a CDS encoding glutamyl-tRNA reductase: MVLGVVGISYREAALKEREAVINILKTFEADTLLAQRFFGGDGSFVLLLTCHRAEIYYFSKSNANVQSKLLSWISSLGTRPYCYQGLACFTHLFTVTSGMDSLIFGETEIQGQVKRAYIKAKTDRELPFALHFLFQKALKEGKDFRSQVSLSYPVVTMESIVEETLDLHGKSTKDKLLFIGYSDVNRKIAKGLSAKGYRNLIFCSRKNIPIPYDTVARSQLSFGKPYDVIFFGSSESARDFPGLSLESLAGIPNRVVFDFNVPRTFTLVERPEGISYLDMDFISERVQKKLQISKQCTNKEKPFLALAARKQWEVYEKKSSNISLSQIRTSRPKLLIL, encoded by the coding sequence ATGGTTCTAGGAGTTGTTGGAATTAGCTATCGAGAGGCTGCTTTAAAAGAAAGAGAAGCAGTGATTAATATCTTAAAGACTTTTGAAGCTGATACACTATTGGCGCAGCGTTTTTTCGGCGGAGATGGATCTTTCGTTTTACTGTTGACATGCCACAGAGCGGAAATTTATTATTTTTCTAAAAGTAATGCCAACGTTCAATCGAAATTGCTTTCTTGGATTTCTTCTTTAGGAACGCGTCCTTATTGTTATCAAGGATTAGCGTGTTTTACCCATTTATTTACTGTTACTAGCGGTATGGACAGTTTGATTTTTGGGGAAACAGAAATACAGGGTCAGGTGAAACGCGCATATATTAAAGCAAAAACAGATCGAGAACTACCCTTTGCTCTACATTTTCTATTTCAGAAAGCTTTAAAAGAAGGAAAGGATTTTCGTTCTCAAGTGTCTTTGTCTTATCCTGTTGTGACGATGGAATCCATTGTTGAAGAAACTCTAGACTTGCATGGTAAATCAACAAAAGACAAACTTTTATTTATCGGTTACTCTGATGTTAATCGGAAGATCGCAAAAGGGTTGAGTGCGAAAGGTTACCGAAATCTAATTTTTTGCTCTCGAAAAAATATTCCCATACCATACGATACGGTGGCTCGTAGTCAACTTTCCTTCGGAAAGCCTTATGATGTCATTTTCTTTGGATCATCGGAATCCGCCAGAGATTTTCCCGGACTATCTTTAGAAAGTTTGGCAGGTATTCCAAATCGGGTGGTTTTTGATTTCAATGTTCCGCGTACCTTTACTTTAGTGGAACGTCCCGAAGGGATCTCGTATTTGGATATGGATTTTATTAGCGAGCGTGTGCAGAAGAAACTTCAAATTAGTAAGCAGTGTACAAATAAAGAAAAACCATTTTTAGCTCTAGCAGCAAGAAAACAATGGGAAGTTTATGAAAAAAAGAGCTCAAATATATCTTTGAGCCAGATTCGAACTTCTCGTCCCAAGCTGTTGATTCTTTAG
- the sctD gene encoding type III secretion system inner membrane ring subunit SctD, which translates to MGARLIIDKGPLSGFVLVFEEGTSWSIGKDEATSDIQLEDPKLAGTQVIITKEEDLYYITNLDLAHPVTVNGKEITETTPINHTDVITFGSNQYSFFTDEFDPEDVVYDFDFSSENTINVSPEPADRKKKTEKQSKASQDRATKPSPATQQDSSDASPSDKDKELAEAFLASAKSEQKTSSQKIDIDSLSVAGEKKTESPLGDVKTTATQHATMEENGALPNQNQQPLPDSAPATQDQSKEDGQPKANEPVKEPPAFNQEETTPQVTATDGSQNVEEPQDEEASKEQVANEEKIEENPEEESQKPEKEAKEEGSSKEQDTSEEDSVEKSEEEEDQDSDKVTEEESKEENKKTEKAEVLSPFNVQDLFKFDQGIFPAEIDDIVQKNVSVDLSQPSRFLLKVLAGANIGAEFHLDTGKSYILGSDPASADIVFNDLSVSQRHAKIIVSNDGSVMLEDLGSKNGVIIEGKKIEHSSTLSSNQVVALGTTLFLLIDHLAPADTIVASFAPEDYGLFGRPQDAEEVAEREAQEEEEKRKRATLPTGSFILTLFIGGLAILFGIGTASLFHTKEVVPVENIDFQEDIERVVNAFPTVRYTFNKNNGQLFLIGHVKNSIDKSELLYKMDALSFIKSIDDNVIDDEAVWQEINILLSKKPEFKGVSMHSPEPGEFVITGYLKTEEQAVCLSDYLNVHFNYLSLLENKVIIESQMLKAISGQLLQSGFANIQVAFVNGEVVLTGYVNNGDGEKFRAVVQEISALPGVRLVKNFVVLLPVEEGIINLNLRYPSRYRVTGYSKYGDVSINVVVNGRILTRGDVIDGMTVTSIQPHCIFLEKEGLKYKIEYNK; encoded by the coding sequence ATGGGTGCACGGTTAATTATTGATAAAGGCCCGTTGTCAGGATTTGTTCTGGTTTTCGAAGAAGGAACTAGCTGGTCCATAGGAAAGGACGAGGCTACTAGCGATATTCAGTTGGAGGATCCTAAGCTTGCGGGCACTCAGGTGATTATTACAAAAGAAGAAGACCTCTACTATATTACCAATTTAGACCTCGCTCATCCCGTTACTGTAAACGGAAAGGAAATTACAGAAACAACACCAATAAATCATACCGACGTCATAACATTTGGAAGCAATCAATATTCTTTTTTCACGGATGAATTTGATCCTGAGGATGTTGTTTACGATTTTGACTTTTCATCAGAAAATACGATTAATGTCTCGCCAGAACCTGCCGATAGAAAGAAAAAGACGGAGAAGCAAAGTAAGGCTTCACAGGATAGAGCAACAAAACCTTCTCCAGCAACCCAGCAAGATTCTTCCGATGCTTCTCCCTCCGATAAAGATAAAGAACTTGCTGAAGCTTTCCTGGCTTCTGCAAAGTCAGAGCAGAAAACCTCTAGTCAAAAGATAGATATAGATTCGCTATCTGTAGCTGGAGAAAAAAAGACAGAATCCCCATTAGGGGATGTAAAAACTACCGCAACCCAGCATGCCACTATGGAAGAAAACGGAGCTTTGCCTAATCAAAATCAGCAACCGTTGCCAGATTCAGCACCCGCTACGCAAGATCAGTCTAAAGAAGATGGTCAACCTAAAGCAAATGAGCCTGTTAAAGAGCCTCCTGCTTTTAATCAAGAAGAAACAACTCCTCAAGTAACAGCAACTGATGGGAGTCAAAATGTAGAAGAACCTCAAGATGAAGAGGCTTCTAAAGAACAAGTTGCTAACGAAGAAAAAATAGAAGAGAACCCCGAAGAAGAAAGCCAGAAACCTGAAAAGGAGGCTAAAGAAGAAGGCTCTTCTAAAGAGCAGGATACTAGCGAAGAAGATTCCGTAGAAAAATCTGAAGAGGAAGAAGACCAAGATTCTGACAAGGTTACTGAGGAAGAGTCTAAAGAGGAAAACAAAAAAACTGAAAAAGCCGAAGTTTTGTCGCCTTTTAATGTACAAGATCTCTTTAAATTTGATCAGGGTATTTTCCCTGCAGAAATCGATGATATTGTTCAAAAAAACGTTTCGGTAGACCTGTCCCAGCCCTCACGCTTTTTATTAAAAGTATTAGCCGGAGCCAATATCGGTGCAGAATTTCACCTGGATACAGGGAAATCTTACATTTTAGGTAGTGACCCAGCTTCTGCGGATATTGTCTTTAATGATCTTAGCGTGTCGCAACGCCATGCCAAAATCATCGTCAGCAACGATGGTTCTGTTATGTTAGAAGATCTAGGAAGCAAAAATGGCGTAATTATCGAAGGAAAGAAAATAGAGCACAGCTCTACTTTAAGTTCTAATCAAGTTGTTGCTCTAGGAACAACTTTATTTTTGCTGATAGATCATTTAGCTCCTGCAGATACTATTGTCGCTTCGTTTGCTCCAGAAGATTACGGTTTATTCGGCCGGCCTCAAGATGCTGAAGAAGTTGCAGAACGGGAAGCTCAAGAAGAAGAAGAAAAACGAAAACGGGCGACGCTCCCTACAGGATCGTTTATTCTTACACTGTTCATTGGTGGGCTCGCTATTCTCTTCGGTATAGGTACAGCATCTTTATTCCATACGAAAGAAGTTGTTCCTGTGGAAAATATCGATTTTCAGGAAGACATCGAACGTGTGGTCAATGCTTTTCCAACAGTTCGCTACACGTTTAATAAAAACAATGGCCAACTCTTTTTAATAGGGCATGTAAAAAATAGTATAGATAAAAGCGAACTTCTCTATAAAATGGATGCTTTATCTTTCATCAAATCCATAGATGACAACGTGATTGATGATGAAGCTGTTTGGCAGGAAATCAACATATTGTTGTCTAAGAAACCGGAGTTCAAGGGCGTGAGTATGCACTCCCCAGAACCCGGAGAGTTTGTGATCACAGGATACCTAAAAACAGAAGAGCAAGCCGTATGTCTCTCTGATTATCTTAACGTGCATTTCAACTATCTTTCCCTGCTTGAGAATAAGGTAATTATAGAATCGCAAATGTTGAAGGCTATCTCTGGTCAACTTTTGCAATCAGGATTCGCAAATATTCAAGTAGCGTTTGTTAATGGCGAAGTTGTTCTCACTGGCTATGTTAATAATGGCGATGGGGAAAAATTCCGCGCTGTTGTTCAGGAAATCTCTGCTTTGCCAGGCGTACGCCTTGTGAAAAACTTTGTCGTTTTGTTGCCTGTTGAAGAGGGAATAATAAATTTAAATTTGCGATATCCTAGCCGTTATCGTGTAACCGGATATTCAAAATACGGGGACGTAAGCATAAATGTTGTAGTCAATGGAAGGATTTTAACCCGCGGTGATGTAATCGATGGTATGACGGTCACCAGCATACAACCGCACTGCATCTTTTTAGAGAAGGAAGGGTTGAAATATAAAATCGAGTACAATAAATAG
- a CDS encoding DNA gyrase subunit A — translation MQDVSDLFKTHFMHYASYVILERAIPHILDGLKPVQRRLLWTLFRMDDGKMHKVANIAGRTMALHPHGDAPIVEALVVLANKGYLIDTQGNFGNPLTGDPHAAARYIEARLSPLAKDILFNTDLMSFHDSYDGREKEPDILPAKLPLLLLHGVEGIAVGMTTKIFPHNLYELIEAQIAILNNRTFTLLPDFYSGGVMDASEYQDGLGSITIRASIQIVDSKTLIIKEICPSTTTETLIRSIENAAKRGVIKIDSIQDFSTDQPHIEIKLPKGIYAKDILEPLFQYTECQVVLTSKPTAIYNNKPVETSISEILKLHTEALEGYLQKELQILHDELAQEHYYKSLEYIFIKHRLYDIVRELLSKLGNKVSQEDLHEAVLASLAPFISSLPEAPCKQATSQLASLAIKKILCFNETSYTKDLEGIKKKQTAVKKDLSNMKKFTIKYLKGLLAKYGELGKRKTQILSFSNQKKSVLKQQTLV, via the coding sequence ATGCAGGACGTTTCAGATCTTTTTAAGACGCATTTTATGCACTACGCATCTTATGTGATTTTAGAAAGAGCCATTCCCCACATTCTTGATGGTCTTAAACCCGTACAACGACGTTTGCTATGGACCTTGTTTCGCATGGACGATGGCAAAATGCACAAGGTTGCCAATATTGCTGGTAGAACTATGGCCCTGCATCCCCATGGGGATGCTCCCATTGTTGAGGCTCTCGTTGTCCTAGCAAATAAAGGTTACCTGATTGACACTCAGGGAAACTTCGGGAATCCCCTAACCGGGGATCCCCATGCTGCAGCAAGATATATTGAAGCGCGCCTTAGTCCCCTAGCTAAAGACATTCTATTTAACACAGATTTAATGTCTTTCCATGATTCCTACGATGGCAGAGAAAAAGAGCCTGACATTCTTCCTGCAAAGCTCCCCTTACTTTTGCTGCATGGTGTTGAAGGAATTGCTGTAGGAATGACAACGAAAATTTTCCCGCACAATCTCTATGAACTTATTGAGGCACAAATTGCCATTTTAAATAACCGTACATTCACCCTACTTCCCGATTTTTATTCTGGAGGTGTGATGGATGCCTCAGAATATCAAGATGGTTTAGGTTCTATAACAATTCGCGCCTCTATTCAAATAGTAGATTCAAAGACCTTAATCATAAAAGAAATCTGTCCTTCAACAACAACCGAGACTTTGATTCGCTCTATCGAAAACGCAGCAAAACGCGGTGTAATCAAAATTGATTCGATTCAAGATTTCTCAACAGATCAACCTCATATAGAGATAAAGCTCCCCAAAGGAATCTATGCTAAGGATATCCTAGAACCTCTATTCCAATACACAGAATGCCAAGTTGTTTTAACGTCTAAACCGACGGCGATTTATAATAATAAGCCCGTCGAAACATCCATTTCTGAAATTTTGAAGCTTCACACGGAAGCTCTTGAAGGGTACTTACAAAAAGAACTACAGATTCTTCATGATGAGCTGGCTCAAGAACATTATTATAAATCTTTAGAATACATTTTTATTAAGCACCGCTTATACGACATAGTCAGAGAGCTCCTCTCTAAGTTAGGAAATAAAGTCTCTCAAGAAGACCTTCATGAAGCAGTATTAGCCTCTTTAGCTCCTTTCATCTCGAGTTTACCTGAGGCTCCTTGCAAACAAGCCACGAGTCAACTTGCTTCATTAGCGATAAAAAAAATCCTCTGCTTTAACGAAACTAGCTATACGAAAGACCTGGAAGGGATAAAGAAAAAACAAACTGCTGTGAAAAAAGATCTGAGCAATATGAAGAAGTTTACGATTAAATATCTCAAGGGTCTTTTAGCAAAATATGGCGAGCTTGGAAAAAGAAAAACACAAATTTTATCGTTTTCTAACCAAAAGAAATCTGTTCTTAAACAACAAACTTTAGTGTGA
- a CDS encoding KH domain-containing protein, protein MKDFLAYIIKNLVDRPEEVHIKEVQGTHTIIYELTVAKPDIGKIIGKEGRTIKSIRTLLISVASRNNVKVSLEIMEDK, encoded by the coding sequence ATGAAAGACTTTTTAGCTTATATTATTAAAAACCTTGTGGATCGCCCAGAGGAAGTGCACATTAAAGAAGTTCAAGGCACTCACACCATTATTTACGAATTAACAGTTGCGAAACCCGATATTGGTAAAATTATAGGAAAAGAGGGTCGTACAATCAAATCCATCCGCACTCTTCTTATTTCTGTAGCCAGCAGAAATAACGTGAAGGTTAGCTTAGAAATTATGGAAGATAAGTAG
- a CDS encoding DNA topoisomerase IV subunit B gives MATYTEASVVSLASLEHIRLRAGMYIGRLGDGSQIEDGIYTLFKEVVDNAIDEFIMGHGKTISISTNATTITVRDSGRGIPLGKVIDCVSKINTGAKYTQDVFHFSVGLNGVGLKAVNALSETFTVRSVRKKQYHYATFCKGILQNSHQGSTKDPDGTEITFSPDATIFTNFSFNDEFLRKKIRRYTYLHPGLEIICNNEVFLSQQGLLDLFKEEVPEDTLYPPITFQNSELSFLFTHAETHNERYFSFVNGQETIDGGTHLAAFKEAIVKGINEYFGKSFASNDIRNGLIGCIAIKIASPIFESQTKNKLGNTQIRPGIIKDVKSAIIQELKKNKPYADLLLNKIKLNEKTRKNIQFLKQDLKDKQKKLHYKIPKLRDCKFHYNERSLYGEASSIFVTEGESASASILSSRNPLTQAVFSLRGKPLNVFSLEEEKMYKNDELFYLATALGITKNSTQLLRYNKIILATDADVDGMHIRNLLITFFLKTFLPIVENRHLFILETPVFKVRYKETTLYCYSEQEKTDAIRKLRKKETALEVTRFKGLGEISPKEFKTFIGADMRLTPVTINALESVETLLQFYMGKNTKERKQFIMDNLITNL, from the coding sequence ATGGCAACATATACTGAAGCTAGTGTTGTTTCTCTAGCCTCCCTAGAGCATATTCGCCTACGCGCGGGTATGTATATAGGCAGATTAGGAGACGGTTCCCAAATTGAAGATGGGATTTACACTTTATTCAAAGAAGTTGTGGACAACGCAATAGATGAATTCATCATGGGTCATGGGAAGACTATTTCCATCTCTACCAATGCCACCACGATAACCGTGCGCGATTCCGGGCGAGGCATTCCCTTAGGGAAAGTGATCGATTGCGTTTCTAAGATCAATACCGGAGCAAAGTATACTCAAGATGTATTTCATTTTTCTGTAGGATTAAATGGCGTGGGGTTAAAAGCTGTTAACGCCCTTTCAGAAACGTTTACTGTACGCTCCGTACGCAAGAAACAATACCACTATGCAACCTTTTGCAAGGGAATTTTGCAAAATTCGCATCAAGGTTCTACGAAAGATCCAGACGGGACAGAAATCACCTTTTCTCCTGATGCCACAATCTTTACCAACTTCTCTTTTAATGATGAATTTTTAAGAAAGAAAATCCGTCGTTATACTTATTTGCATCCTGGTCTTGAGATTATTTGCAATAATGAAGTTTTCCTATCGCAACAAGGTCTTTTAGACTTATTTAAAGAGGAAGTTCCTGAAGATACCCTTTACCCGCCAATAACCTTCCAAAATTCTGAATTATCCTTTCTATTCACACATGCAGAAACACATAACGAACGTTATTTTTCTTTTGTTAACGGTCAAGAAACTATAGATGGGGGTACCCATCTAGCAGCTTTTAAAGAGGCTATTGTTAAAGGAATCAACGAGTATTTTGGAAAAAGTTTTGCAAGCAATGATATTCGCAATGGCCTTATCGGCTGTATCGCAATAAAAATTGCCTCGCCAATTTTTGAATCACAAACAAAGAATAAGCTTGGCAACACACAAATTCGCCCAGGAATAATTAAAGACGTTAAAAGCGCGATTATTCAAGAGCTCAAAAAAAACAAACCCTATGCTGATCTTCTTCTTAATAAGATTAAGCTAAATGAAAAAACCCGAAAAAATATTCAATTCCTCAAACAGGATCTCAAGGATAAACAAAAAAAACTCCATTATAAGATCCCAAAACTTCGTGATTGTAAGTTTCACTACAACGAGCGTTCTCTATATGGCGAGGCATCATCTATTTTCGTGACGGAGGGAGAATCTGCTTCTGCATCTATTTTATCTTCAAGAAATCCACTAACCCAAGCTGTCTTTTCTCTTCGAGGGAAACCCCTGAACGTTTTTTCCCTAGAAGAGGAGAAAATGTATAAAAATGACGAGCTATTCTACTTGGCTACAGCATTAGGTATTACGAAAAATAGTACGCAGCTCTTGCGCTACAATAAAATTATTCTTGCTACTGATGCTGATGTGGACGGGATGCATATCCGTAATTTATTAATTACATTCTTTTTAAAAACCTTCTTACCAATAGTTGAAAACCGTCACTTGTTTATCTTAGAAACGCCTGTATTCAAAGTTCGTTATAAAGAGACGACGCTATATTGCTATTCAGAACAAGAAAAAACAGACGCTATACGGAAGTTAAGGAAAAAAGAAACAGCATTAGAAGTAACAAGATTTAAAGGTTTAGGAGAAATTTCTCCTAAAGAATTTAAAACCTTTATTGGTGCGGACATGCGTCTAACCCCAGTAACAATTAATGCATTAGAATCCGTAGAGACTCTTTTACAATTTTATATGGGGAAAAATACCAAAGAACGAAAACAATTTATTATGGACAACCTCATTACCAACTTATAG